Within the Pseudobythopirellula maris genome, the region TCGGCCTTCCCCGGCAGGCGCTGCGCCGTATCTCGACGATGGGCGAAGACGAGCGGCGCGAGTTCGCGGCCGAGTGGGCAACGCAGTCCAGCTGGCTGAGTGACCCGGGAGATTGCGACCACGTGCTGCGGCTCATCCAGCGGCTCGCCCACGGCGTCGGCGACGACGCCCACTTATTCAGCCACATGCTACCGTGACCCGCCGGGCGCACGGGGTCGCAGCGGAGCGGAGCCCCCGGCGAATCACCAACGCGAACTCCACTCGCTAAACGCTGGGGGGCTACGCCTTCGGCCACGCCCGCGCCACCTCAGCCGTTGTGATACAATACGGTTGCCCCCAAGGAATCAAACGATGGACGCCAGCGCCGACCACCTGCTCAACGAGGCCCTCCGGCTGCCCGCCGGCGAACGCGAGGAACTCGCGGTTCGCTTGATGGGGAGCGTCGAGGCGCCGGCTGAGGGGCTCACG harbors:
- a CDS encoding addiction module protein; amino-acid sequence: MDASADHLLNEALRLPAGEREELAVRLMGSVEAPAEGLTLDSAWDAEIDRRVAELRSGAAPTVDADALHAELRDRAQS